From the Capnocytophaga sp. oral taxon 878 genome, the window AAGTGATAGTATAAGTACCTGCTGGAGTATTAGCTGGGATAGTTACCTTACCATCGTTAGGATTCAATTCTGGTACTTTTGCTCCTGTCCTTACTGGAGTAGCTGGTACTACATTGGTAATGGTTACTGTGCCTCCTACTCCCGCTGTCGGTACATTACCATTCAAACGATCATTAGTCAATACACTAGTTGTGGTTTGTGTTGTCAATCCATCTGGTATATTGAAGGTATCATTATCTACTGTAAGAGTTACTGCTCCTACTGTTACTACCAAGGTTTGAGTTCCTGTACAATTAGTTGGATTCAATACCTCACAGTAACTGTAAGTAATAGTATAACTGCCTGCTGGGGTATTAGCTGGAATTGTTACCTTACCTGTATCCTTATCTAACGTAGGTACTGTTGTTCCTGTTGGGTTAGTAACTGTCAATGTTACATTTCCGCCTACTCCTACCGTTGGGGTTACCGTGCTGCCTATCTTATCATTATTTAAGATACTTGGCGTGGTTTGAGTTGATGTACTTGGAGCGGCTGTAATTGGGTCTGGTGTTACCGTAATCGTTGGTACTCCTACCTTAATCACTGCGGTAGCTGTTCTACAGTTACTACTTGGATTAAGTGACTCACACTCTTTATAAGTAATCGTATAAGTACCTGCTGGGGTACCTGCTGGAATGGTTACCTTACCATCGTTAGGATTCAATTCTGGTACTTTTGCTCCTGTCCTTACTGGAGTAGCTGGTACTACATTGGTAATAGTTACTGTGCCTCCTACTCCTGCTGTCGGTACATTACCATTCAAACGGTCATTAGTCAATACACTAGTTGTAGTTTGTGTTGTCAAACCATCTGGTATATTAAAGATATCATTATCTACTGTAAGAGTTACTGCTCCTACTGTTACTACCAACGTTTGAGTTCCTGTACAGTTGGTTGGGTTCAATACTTCACAGTAACTGTAAGTAATAGTATAACTGCCTGCTGGGGTATTAGCTGGAATAGTTACTTTTCCTGTATTTGGATCAAGGGTCGGTTTATTACCTGGTCCACTTGGGTTAGTAACTGTCAATGTTACATTTCCGCCTACTCCTACCGTTGGGGTTACAGTGCTGCCTATCTTATCATTATTTAAGATACTCGGCGTGGTTTGAGTTGATGTACTTGGAGCGGCTGTAATTGGGTCTGGCGTTACCGTAATCGTTGGTATTCCTACCTTAATCACTGCGGTAGCTGTTCTACAGTTACTACTTGGATTAAGTGACTCACACTCTTTATAAGTGATACTATAAGTACCTGCTGGGGTACCTGCTGGAATGGTTACCTTACCATCGTTAGGATTCAATTCTGGCACTTTTGCTCCTGTCCTTACTGGAGTAGCTGGTACTACATTGGTAATAGTTACTGTGCCTCCTACTCCCGCTGTCGGTACATTACCATTCAAACGATCATTAGTCAATACACTAGTTGTAGTTTGTGTTGTCAATCCATCTGGTATATTGAAGGTATCATTATCTACTGTAAGAGTTACTGCTCCTACTGTTACTACCAACGTTTGAGTTCCTGTACAGTTAGTTGGGTTCAATACCTCACAGTAACTGTAAGTAATAGTATAGCTTCCTGCTGGGGTATTAGCTGGAATAGTTACTTTTCCTGTATTAGGAGCAAGGGTCGGTTTATTACCTGGTCCACTTGGGTTAGTAACTGTCAATGTTACATTACCTCCTACTCCTACCGTTGGGGTTACCGTACTGCCTATCTTATCATTATTTAAGATACTTGGCGTGGTTTGAGTTGATGTACTTGGAGCGGCTGTAATTGGGTCTGGTGTTACCGTAATCGTTGGTACTCCTACCTTAATCACTGCGGTAGCTGTTCTACAGTTACTACTTGGATTAAGTGACTCACACTCTTTATAAGTGATAGTATAAGTACCTGCTGGAGTATTAGCTGGGATAGTTACCTTACCATCGTTAGGATTCAATTCTGGTACTTTTGCTCCTGTCCTTACTGGAGTAGCTGGTACTACATTGGTAATGGTTACTGTGCCTCCTACTCCCGCTGTCGGTACATTACCATTCAAACGATCATTAGTCAATACACTAGTTGTGGTTTGTGTTGTCAATCCATCTGGTATATTGAAGGTATCATTATCTACTGTAAGAGTTACTGCTCCTACTGTTACTACCAAGGTTTGAGTTCCTGTACAATTAGTTGGATTCAATACCTCACAGTAACTGTAAGTAATAGTATAACTGCCTGCTGGGGTATTAGCTGGAATTGTTACCTTACCTGTATCCTTATCTAACGTAGGTACTGTTGTTCCTGTTGGGTTAGTAACTGTCAATGTTACATTTCCGCCTACTCCTACCGTTGGGGTTACCGTGCTGCCTATCTTATCATTATTTAAGATACTTGGCGTGGTTTGAGTTGATGTACTTGGAGCGGCTGTAATTGGGTCTGGTGTTACCGTAATCGTTGGTACTCCTACCTTAATCACTGCAGTAGCTGTTCTACAATTACTACTTGGATTAAGTGACTCACACTCTTTATAAGTGATAGTATAAGTACCTGCTGGGGTACCTGCTGGAATGGTTACCTTACCATCGTTAGGATTCAATTCTGGTACTTTTGCTCCTGTCCTTACTGGAGTAGCTGGTACTACATTGGTAATAGTTACTGTGCCTCCTACTCCTGCTGTCGGTACATTACCATTCAAACGATCATTAGCCAATACACTAGTTGTGGTTTGTGTTGTCAATCCATCTGGTATATTAAAGATATCATTATCTACTGTAAGAGTTACTGCTCCTACTGTTACTACCAACGTTTGAGTTCCTGTACAGTTAGTTGGGTTCAATACTTCACAGTAACTGTAAGTAATAGTATAGCTTCCTGCTGGGGTATTAGCTGGAATAGTTACTTTTCCTGTATTTGGATCAAGGGTCGGTTTATTACCTGGTCCACTTGGGTTAGTAACTGTCAATGTTACATTTCCGCCTACTCCTACCGTTGGGGTTACAGTGCTGCCTATCTTATCATTATTTAAGATACTCGGCGTGGTTTGAGTTGATGTACTTGGAGCGGCTGTAATTGGGTCTGGTGTTACCGTAATCGTTGGTACTCCTACCTTAATCACTGCAGTAGCTGTTCTACAATTACTACTTGGATTAAGTGACTCACACTCTTTATAAGTGATAGTATAAGTACCTGCTGGGGTACCTGCTGGAATGGTTACCTTACCATCGTTAGGATTCAATTCTGGTACTTTTGCTCCTGTCCTTACTGGAGTAGCTGGTACTACATTGGTAATAGTTACTGTGCCTCCTACTCCTGCTGTCGGTACATTACCATTCAAACGGTCATTAGTCAATACACTAGTTGTAGTTTGTGTTGTCAAACCATCTGGTATATTAAAGATATCATTATCTACTGTAAGAGTTACTGCTCCTACTGTTACTACCAACGTTTGAGTTCCTGTACAGTTGGTTGGGTTCAATACTTCACAGTAACTGTAAGTAATAGTATAACTGCCTGCTGGGGTATTCGCTGGAATAGTTACTTTTCCTGTATTAGGAGCAAGGGTCGGTTTATTACCTGGTCCACTTGGGTTAGTAACTGTCAATGTTACATTTCCGCCTACTCCTACCGTTGGGGTTACCGTGCTGCCTATCTTATCATTATTTAAGATACTCGGCGTGGTTTGAGTTGATGTACTTGGAGCGGCTGTAATTGGGTCTGGTGTTACCGTAATCGTTGGTACTCCTACCTTAATCACTGCGGTAGCTGTTCTACAGTTACTACTTGGATTAAGTGACTCACACTCTTTATAAGTAATCGTATAAGTACCTGCTGGGGTACCTGCTGGAATGGTTACCTTACCATCGTTAGGATTCAATTCTGGTACTTTTGCTCCTGTCCTTACTGGAGTAGCTGGTGTAATATTGGTAATACTCACAGTTCCACTAGGTCCTGCGGTTGGTACATTACCGTTCAAACGGTCATTATTCAACACACTTCCTGTGGTAGTTGCCGTAAGTCCATTACCTACTGTGAATGTATCACTTACTACAGTAAGAGAAGTAACACCTAACTTAATAGTTGATGTTTTAGTAAGTACATTGCCAAAGGTATCTTTTGCTACGAAGGTAACGGTAATAACTCCACCAGATACATTGCAAAGATTAGCAGGTACTATATAATCATTTGTTATAGTTGCTATTGCTCCACAAGCATCGGTAGCAGTAGCTGTATTAAGCCAGTTATTGATAGCTGTAGTAGCAGTAGCCGAGTTGCATACTATATTCAGAGCAGCTGGAGCATTGAAAGTAGGAACTGTAGTGTCATTTACTGTTAAGGTTACTGTTACAAGTCCACTAGTACAACCTGTAGAGCTAAGAGCTCGTACATAAGCTGTTTTAGTAGTACGAGTAGCTACATTAGTATTAATACTAGGTGCTGTAGTACTTGAAACAGTAGCAGTAGAGGTAGCATACCAAAGCAAGGTAGTACCAGTAGGTGCAGTTACATAGTCAGCAAACAACACATTATTGTTAGTTGCTGTTGGACAAAGAGTTCGATTGCCTGTAAGAGTAGGTAAAGCCACAGAAGGCAATTTAGTAAGTGTCGCTTCTTGTGAAGTAGCAGTTACAACGATACCTGCTGCAAACTGATAACTATACTCTACTCTGTATTTATAGTTAGTTGTTCCAGCAATTGTTAAAGTTGTTGTTCCTCCACTTGGAATAGTCCCTGCAAAAGAAGGTATATCCGTCCAAGTTGTTCCATTGCTACTTTGTTGCCATTTATAATTAATATTACCTGTAGCATCTTTTAATTGAGCTTTAGAAGTAAAAATAGCAGTTGCATTATCACAAATAGTTTGGTTTTGTGGTTGTGTTGTAATGCTAATAGTCTCAGCAGGATTAATAGAACTAGGACAAAGTTCTACTAATACTCCTGAAGAAACTGTACCTATATCTTTTACTCTCAACTCAGTAAAAGGAGTAGCAGAAGTCACCCTTATTGCTACGTCATTAATATTATCAGCAGAACCAATCCTAGGATTAGATTTTACTATATTTCCTGTCAAAGAAGCAGGCATTCCTCCTTTACTTTGTATACAATCATATACTTTAGTAAAAGTAGGCGTTCCATTATTAGTAGTAATACTTACTTCATCATATTGACCTGCAGGGCTACCCATCACCATTAACCACACTTCTGCACTATTAACAGGCTTACTAAAAGTATATATTACCTCTTTACTAAAGGTTACGTTAGTAGAATGTATAATAGTATAATTATGATAAGTAGAACCACTACAATAAGTTAATGGGTCTGTATTTCCATATACCAAATTAGATTTTGAAGGCTCTGAATAAGTACGAGTTACTACAACATTACCCATTACCGCTGTTGCTCCATTGGGAGAAGCTGTAGAAAACTGGGGAGCAGGCTTAGCAACACAAGCTGCTGTAGTAGCTTCTGCTCTTCCTTTTTTATCAGTATAAGTTTTTTGACAAGTACCTTTTTTGACTTTACTTACAGAGAGTTCTAAAGTTTGGTTTACAGTTCTAGATGGTACATTATATTTGCCTGCAACATCAAGCGTTTGGGTTTGCTCTGCTTCATTCCCAACCTTAAAAGTTACTTGTGCACCTGGTGTTCCTTCTATCACAAAACTTACAGCTGTATTATCTCCTTGCTTAAACACCAAAGGAGTAGCTGTTACTTGAGTAACTTCAACATCATTTATAGTTAGAGTAGCTTCATTAGAATAGCGTACAATTTCTGAAGAAAACTCAGTTAAATTCTTATATATATATTTAATTCGTATATTAGCTTG encodes:
- a CDS encoding gliding motility-associated C-terminal domain-containing protein; this encodes MKKIAVINLMIVLFLLSFGYVEAQTCATMPEPVIYTRISGDNNRVEEYADVRGVRVTRILEVRGHHGDKIMYSDEDSTPMETYCGKNRKTTFGGKKYPFMDSNKVNKITYKFSKPVNDVEIFFAAFGFNGTRETWKQHTPHKDVVKITVNNGDINLALRSTCETGAVTISGNEVSSENEKTTDAKVGISSSSPFTELTLEFLEPSGQTGGYGFFVEICLASIATPIAGSTCSPPSIGDPFSSFPTQTVSLAGMTITRRADIGINKTTSFSGAHCGSNITYPSKDPLLKDSKKIVYEFSTPIKSAEIFLLAFGDNMQINTFDKAKFEVNGGGNITLTKSYDCNPIASTINGNIVGSINNRKLTTDVGIKVTSTKPFSKITLTDMGSTGNGYLVALCPTSVTKAAENDVFTIDMQPAANNVCAGTTPSYTAKATANFSGGTFKYELQAKKTGGTWQTIAIEDNKISGSTVSFNEAELANLAYNQANIRIKYIYKNLTEFSSEIVRYSNEATLTINDVEVTQVTATPLVFKQGDNTAVSFVIEGTPGAQVTFKVGNEAEQTQTLDVAGKYNVPSRTVNQTLELSVSKVKKGTCQKTYTDKKGRAEATTAACVAKPAPQFSTASPNGATAVMGNVVVTRTYSEPSKSNLVYGNTDPLTYCSGSTYHNYTIIHSTNVTFSKEVIYTFSKPVNSAEVWLMVMGSPAGQYDEVSITTNNGTPTFTKVYDCIQSKGGMPASLTGNIVKSNPRIGSADNINDVAIRVTSATPFTELRVKDIGTVSSGVLVELCPSSINPAETISITTQPQNQTICDNATAIFTSKAQLKDATGNINYKWQQSSNGTTWTDIPSFAGTIPSGGTTTLTIAGTTNYKYRVEYSYQFAAGIVVTATSQEATLTKLPSVALPTLTGNRTLCPTATNNNVLFADYVTAPTGTTLLWYATSTATVSSTTAPSINTNVATRTTKTAYVRALSSTGCTSGLVTVTLTVNDTTVPTFNAPAALNIVCNSATATTAINNWLNTATATDACGAIATITNDYIVPANLCNVSGGVITVTFVAKDTFGNVLTKTSTIKLGVTSLTVVSDTFTVGNGLTATTTGSVLNNDRLNGNVPTAGPSGTVSITNITPATPVRTGAKVPELNPNDGKVTIPAGTPAGTYTITYKECESLNPSSNCRTATAVIKVGVPTITVTPDPITAAPSTSTQTTPSILNNDKIGSTVTPTVGVGGNVTLTVTNPSGPGNKPTLAPNTGKVTIPANTPAGSYTITYSYCEVLNPTNCTGTQTLVVTVGAVTLTVDNDIFNIPDGLTTQTTTSVLTNDRLNGNVPTAGVGGTVTITNVVPATPVRTGAKVPELNPNDGKVTIPAGTPAGTYTITYKECESLNPSSNCRTATAVIKVGVPTITVTPDPITAAPSTSTQTTPSILNNDKIGSTVTPTVGVGGNVTLTVTNPSGPGNKPTLDPNTGKVTIPANTPAGSYTITYSYCEVLNPTNCTGTQTLVVTVGAVTLTVDNDIFNIPDGLTTQTTTSVLANDRLNGNVPTAGVGGTVTITNVVPATPVRTGAKVPELNPNDGKVTIPAGTPAGTYTITYKECESLNPSSNCRTATAVIKVGVPTITVTPDPITAAPSTSTQTTPSILNNDKIGSTVTPTVGVGGNVTLTVTNPTGTTVPTLDKDTGKVTIPANTPAGSYTITYSYCEVLNPTNCTGTQTLVVTVGAVTLTVDNDTFNIPDGLTTQTTTSVLTNDRLNGNVPTAGVGGTVTITNVVPATPVRTGAKVPELNPNDGKVTIPANTPAGTYTITYKECESLNPSSNCRTATAVIKVGVPTITVTPDPITAAPSTSTQTTPSILNNDKIGSTVTPTVGVGGNVTLTVTNPSGPGNKPTLAPNTGKVTIPANTPAGSYTITYSYCEVLNPTNCTGTQTLVVTVGAVTLTVDNDTFNIPDGLTTQTTTSVLTNDRLNGNVPTAGVGGTVTITNVVPATPVRTGAKVPELNPNDGKVTIPAGTPAGTYSITYKECESLNPSSNCRTATAVIKVGIPTITVTPDPITAAPSTSTQTTPSILNNDKIGSTVTPTVGVGGNVTLTVTNPSGPGNKPTLDPNTGKVTIPANTPAGSYTITYSYCEVLNPTNCTGTQTLVVTVGAVTLTVDNDIFNIPDGLTTQTTTSVLTNDRLNGNVPTAGVGGTVTITNVVPATPVRTGAKVPELNPNDGKVTIPAGTPAGTYTITYKECESLNPSSNCRTATAVIKVGVPTITVTPDPITAAPSTSTQTTPSILNNDKIGSTVTPTVGVGGNVTLTVTNPTGTTVPTLDKDTGKVTIPANTPAGSYTITYSYCEVLNPTNCTGTQTLVVTVGAVTLTVDNDTFNIPDGLTTQTTTSVLTNDRLNGNVPTAGVGGTVTITNVVPATPVRTGAKVPELNPNDGKVTIPANTPAGTYTITYKECESLNPSSNCRTATAVIKVGVPTITVTPDPITAAPSTSTQTTPSILNNDKIGSTVTPTVGVGGNVTLTVTNPSGPGNKPTLAPNTGKVTIPANTPAGSYTITYSYCEVLNPTNCTGTQTLVVTVGAVTLTVDNDTFNIPDGLTTQTTTSVLTNDRLNGNVPTAGVGGTVTITNVVPATPVRTGAKVPELNPNDGKVTIPAGTPAGTYSITYKECESLNPSSNCRTATAVIKVGIPTITVTPDPITAAPSTSTQTTPSILNNDKIGSTVTPTVGVGGNVTLTVTNPTGTTVPTLDKDTGKITIPANTPAGNYTITYSYCEILNPTNCTGTQTLVVTVSGTFTPTLPIAVTDSATTAMNTPITIVVLANDTLNGATTPNVVTPPANGNVVVNADNTVEYRPNTGFVGTDTFEYEICNTSGCATTTVTVQVVKEMIIYNGISLSGSPANNHFHIAGIESYPNNIVRIYNRWGVEVFKVEGYNNVTKVFKGISDGRVTIEASDKLPQGTYYYVIEYYDETNNKQTKTGWLYLKK